The following proteins are encoded in a genomic region of Rhodospirillaceae bacterium:
- a CDS encoding DNA recombination protein RmuC encodes MYYVNQMTELLPIISAFLSGCAFGACILWLAHRAVALERSKAHISQTEALTSLRGEIEERLQTLAGSALENSQKSFLELAKAQFDANQKVLRMENDKKEEAIKSLLQPMSETLKEYRENLAAIEAKRQEAYGNISQELQNVVKTQAGVRDETKNLVNALRANPKTRGRWGEETLRNVMELSGMAQYCDFNLEQSFNTEDGKLRPDVIIRLPGGRHLVVDAKTSTSAYMDAIESTDDDHKESHLSNHANQIRQHMKQLSGKSYWDGLTVSPDFVVMFIPGDNFFSAAIERDPNLFEDAIKGRVLITTPTTLIALAKAVAYGWRQEKVADNYTRIAELGGELYKRTRTLGTHLNNLAKTLNTTVLRFNELVGSMENNVLPHARKFEELEIQGSEQQIEKTEPVELAIREPRKDRDLLFDKSGSQ; translated from the coding sequence GTGTATTATGTAAACCAAATGACAGAATTATTACCAATTATAAGCGCCTTTCTCAGTGGCTGTGCATTTGGAGCCTGTATTCTCTGGTTAGCACACCGTGCCGTAGCCCTGGAAAGGTCAAAGGCCCATATATCTCAAACCGAAGCACTCACATCACTTCGAGGAGAAATTGAAGAGCGTCTCCAGACACTGGCTGGTTCTGCCCTAGAAAATAGCCAAAAATCTTTTCTCGAGCTAGCTAAGGCTCAATTCGATGCCAATCAAAAAGTCCTCCGCATGGAAAACGATAAAAAAGAAGAAGCTATCAAAAGCTTGCTTCAGCCCATGTCCGAAACTCTAAAGGAGTACAGGGAAAATCTTGCTGCCATTGAGGCAAAACGACAGGAAGCCTATGGCAATATCAGTCAAGAACTCCAAAATGTTGTTAAAACCCAGGCGGGCGTCCGAGACGAAACAAAAAACTTAGTTAATGCCCTCCGAGCAAACCCAAAAACCCGCGGAAGATGGGGCGAAGAAACACTCAGAAACGTCATGGAATTATCGGGCATGGCTCAATACTGCGACTTCAATCTCGAACAATCCTTCAACACAGAAGATGGAAAACTTCGCCCAGATGTAATTATTAGGTTGCCCGGAGGGCGGCACCTGGTGGTTGATGCAAAAACATCCACGTCAGCTTATATGGATGCTATAGAATCTACAGATGACGATCATAAGGAGAGCCATCTCTCCAATCACGCCAACCAGATCCGGCAGCACATGAAACAACTCTCAGGGAAAAGCTATTGGGATGGCCTAACGGTATCGCCTGATTTCGTAGTAATGTTTATTCCTGGCGATAATTTTTTCTCTGCAGCTATAGAACGTGATCCTAACTTGTTTGAGGACGCCATAAAAGGCAGAGTGCTAATCACCACTCCTACTACCCTGATCGCCCTAGCAAAAGCCGTTGCATACGGCTGGAGACAGGAAAAAGTTGCTGATAATTACACTCGCATTGCTGAATTAGGGGGGGAGCTATACAAAAGAACTAGGACCCTGGGAACACACCTCAATAATCTTGCTAAAACCCTCAACACTACTGTTCTGCGATTTAACGAATTAGTAGGAAGCATGGAGAATAACGTCCTGCCGCATGCAAGAAAATTTGAAGAGTTGGAAATACAAGGAAGTGAGCAACAAATAGAGAAAACGGAACCGGTTGAGCTGGCTATACGAGAACCAAGAAAAGATCGTGATCTTCTTTTTGACAAATCAGGATCTCAATAA